A section of the Selenomonadales bacterium genome encodes:
- a CDS encoding 4-hydroxy-tetrahydrodipicolinate reductase, which translates to MKMIKVVVSGACGKMGREVLKAVMNASTLELVGAVDTHGDAVDVGTLIGMAPTGVVVTKDLAETLQTTGAQVMVDFTRPEAVMGNLRIAIKAGVAPVVGTTGLTEADREELRALCAEYKTNVLIAPNFAIGAILMMKFAQDAAKYMPHVEIIELHHDQKLDAPSGTALRTAELISENRQKMAQGHPQETEKLAGARGAEMEGMRIHSVRLPGYVAHQEVIFGALGQTLVIRHDSISRESFMPGVVLACERVLSLDGLVVGLENILD; encoded by the coding sequence ATGAAAATGATTAAAGTTGTGGTTTCGGGTGCTTGCGGTAAAATGGGCCGCGAAGTATTGAAGGCTGTAATGAATGCAAGCACGTTGGAATTGGTCGGCGCGGTCGATACGCATGGTGATGCGGTCGATGTTGGTACGCTGATCGGCATGGCGCCGACGGGTGTTGTGGTAACGAAGGATCTTGCAGAAACGCTTCAAACGACAGGTGCGCAAGTCATGGTAGACTTCACTCGTCCGGAAGCTGTCATGGGTAATCTTCGCATTGCGATCAAGGCGGGCGTTGCTCCTGTTGTCGGAACAACGGGTCTGACGGAAGCCGATCGTGAAGAACTCAGAGCACTTTGTGCAGAGTATAAAACGAACGTATTGATCGCGCCAAACTTTGCGATCGGTGCGATCTTGATGATGAAATTCGCGCAGGATGCGGCAAAATATATGCCACATGTTGAGATCATCGAACTTCATCACGATCAGAAGCTTGATGCTCCATCGGGTACGGCACTTCGTACAGCAGAGCTCATTAGCGAAAATCGTCAGAAGATGGCGCAAGGTCATCCGCAAGAAACAGAAAAATTAGCGGGTGCACGCGGTGCAGAGATGGAAGGCATGCGTATCCACAGCGTTCGTTTGCCGGGTTATGTTGCACATCAGGAGGTTATCTTCGGTGCACTCGGACAGACGCTCGTTATTCGCCATGATTCGATCTCGCGTGAGTCGTTCATGCCGGGCGTGGTACTTGCTTGTGAACGAGTATTGTCGCTCGATGGTCTTGTTGTAGGCCTCGAAAATATTTTGGACTAA
- a CDS encoding YlmC/YmxH family sporulation protein codes for MMRLSELRHKEVIDVDSGMRLGRIEECEVSIDLMSGRIIDIMIPTEENGFSLFHKSGIQLVAWERIHKIGNDFILLSASGDMGRLECFCVFDGILILILSSMKKVVLMMVNEIVSSYDAQNTAYGNGGGLDYGAVNQNGNVVQMVIGVFENEEEAQRALKALKTEGLADGDVSLAHDEESGMMSSSSDDGVGTGVLAGGAIGGIGGFLISAGMLALPGIGLLAASTPIMGAIGGAIAGGVAGGLIDWGISPSDSESYENHVTEGRPLIFVSAEANMVQQITDLLAEYGAREVKVHSLHQ; via the coding sequence ATGATGCGGCTAAGCGAATTAAGGCATAAGGAAGTTATTGATGTTGATTCGGGCATGCGTTTGGGCAGGATCGAAGAGTGTGAAGTTTCGATCGATCTGATGAGCGGCAGGATCATTGATATTATGATTCCGACGGAAGAAAACGGATTTTCTTTGTTTCATAAAAGCGGAATACAGCTTGTAGCTTGGGAACGGATACATAAGATAGGCAATGATTTTATTTTGCTATCTGCTAGTGGTGACATGGGCAGATTAGAATGTTTTTGCGTATTCGATGGCATACTAATATTGATTCTTTCATCAATGAAAAAGGTGGTGTTGATGATGGTCAATGAGATCGTATCGTCTTATGATGCGCAGAACACGGCTTACGGTAATGGTGGGGGGCTTGATTACGGTGCTGTGAATCAAAACGGCAATGTTGTACAGATGGTGATCGGTGTTTTTGAAAATGAAGAGGAAGCGCAGCGCGCACTCAAGGCACTTAAGACAGAAGGATTGGCAGATGGTGATGTGTCGCTTGCGCATGATGAAGAAAGCGGCATGATGTCGTCTTCTTCCGATGATGGTGTCGGTACGGGCGTGTTGGCAGGTGGTGCGATCGGTGGTATCGGAGGCTTTTTGATCTCGGCAGGCATGTTGGCACTTCCCGGTATTGGGCTTTTGGCGGCTTCTACGCCTATTATGGGCGCGATCGGTGGTGCGATAGCAGGCGGTGTTGCGGGCGGACTTATAGATTGGGGGATTTCTCCGTCGGATAGTGAGAGCTATGAAAACCATGTGACAGAAGGACGTCCGTTGATATTTGTTTCTGCAGAGGCGAATATGGTGCAACAAATTACAGATTTGCTTGCAGAATATGGCGCACGTGAGGTAAAAGTGCACAGTTTGCACCAATAA
- a CDS encoding aspartate-semialdehyde dehydrogenase translates to MRKYSVAILGATGAVGQEFLRLMEERNFPFGELKMLASKRSAGKKITFMGKEYTVEEATDDSFKGVEIALFAGGSASKTFAPAAVKHGAVVIDNSSAFRMDPNVPLIVPEVNPEAIKEHKGIIANPNCSTIIMLMALKPLHDYAKIKRCVVSTYQAVSGAGKEGLEELEAQVNAIVKGEEVQCNIFPGASQPKHYQIAFNLLPHIDVFVEDDYTKEEMKMVHETHKILNDYTIGISPTTVRVPVYRSHSESINLEFEKEISAEKARELLAAFPGVIVEDNPAEQIYPMPLYTSDKDEVFVGRIRPDKSVANGLNLWVVGDQIRKGAALNALQIAEYMIAHELV, encoded by the coding sequence ATGAGAAAATATAGTGTAGCAATTTTGGGTGCAACAGGTGCAGTAGGTCAAGAATTTTTGCGTTTGATGGAAGAACGTAACTTCCCGTTCGGCGAATTGAAAATGCTCGCATCGAAACGTTCCGCAGGTAAAAAAATCACTTTCATGGGAAAAGAATATACTGTAGAAGAAGCTACTGATGATTCGTTCAAAGGCGTAGAGATCGCGCTTTTCGCGGGCGGTTCCGCAAGCAAAACGTTCGCTCCTGCTGCTGTAAAACATGGTGCAGTCGTTATCGATAACTCGAGCGCGTTCCGTATGGATCCGAATGTACCGCTCATCGTTCCCGAAGTAAACCCGGAAGCGATCAAAGAACATAAAGGTATCATTGCAAATCCGAACTGCTCTACGATCATCATGTTGATGGCGCTCAAACCGCTCCATGATTATGCTAAGATCAAACGCTGCGTTGTATCGACGTATCAGGCTGTATCGGGTGCAGGCAAAGAAGGTCTTGAAGAACTTGAAGCTCAGGTAAATGCTATCGTAAAAGGTGAAGAAGTTCAGTGCAATATCTTCCCGGGTGCAAGCCAGCCGAAACATTACCAGATCGCATTTAACTTGTTGCCGCATATCGATGTATTCGTAGAAGACGATTACACGAAAGAAGAAATGAAAATGGTTCATGAAACACACAAAATTTTGAACGATTACACGATCGGTATTTCGCCTACGACGGTTCGTGTGCCGGTATACAGAAGCCACTCCGAATCGATCAATCTCGAGTTTGAAAAAGAGATCAGCGCAGAAAAAGCAAGAGAATTGCTCGCTGCATTCCCGGGCGTTATTGTGGAAGACAATCCGGCTGAACAGATCTATCCGATGCCGCTCTACACGTCTGATAAAGACGAAGTATTCGTAGGTCGTATCCGTCCGGATAAATCGGTAGCTAACGGATTAAACTTGTGGGTAGTTGGTGACCAGATCCGCAAAGGTGCTGCTCTCAATGCTTTGCAGATCGCAGAGTACATGATCGCTCATGAGTTGGTTTGA